One stretch of Mycteria americana isolate JAX WOST 10 ecotype Jacksonville Zoo and Gardens chromosome 16, USCA_MyAme_1.0, whole genome shotgun sequence DNA includes these proteins:
- the AATK gene encoding serine/threonine-protein kinase LMTK1 isoform X3 produces MGRLAAAAAAAMSAAFLSPSLAFSSHFDPDGTPLSELSWSSSLAVVAVSFSGLFTFIFLMLACLCCKKGDIGFKAAFGSWRLTGRRSQEFENAEGDDYVTELSAQGSPAPQHGPEVYVLPLTKVSLPMAKQPGRSVQLLKSADLGRQSLLYLKEIGHGWFGKVFLGEVNSGISSTQVVVKELKASASVQDQMQFLEEAQPYRALQHTNLLQCLAQCAEVTPYLLVMEFCPLGDLKGYLRSCRGAEAMTPDPLTLQRMACEVACGVLHLHRNNYIHSDLALRNCLLTADLTVKIGDYGLSHCKYKDDYFVTADQLWVPLRWIAPELIDEVHGNLLIVDQTKSSNVWSLGVTIWELFELGSQPYDHYSDRQVLAYAIKEQQLKLPKPQLKLSLSERWYEVMQFCWLQPEQRPTAEEVHLLLSYLCAKGATEAEEEFEKRWNSMKPNGSASAGHHGAELSSFPLLEQFSADGFPSDGDDILTVMETSHGLNFEYKWEHTKTEHFQAPLGSLSPSSAARYHDLYYPAATAGRLSLGVSPSCYECKPPGCPGLPAPGVVPILGAHSPSLGSEYYIRIEGPGEGSAELDYAMCAYSPAGERGSPHPPSCWRAQGARGSAYDSDSSPTVSLSMEPLLGHAPAGEGSWECAEYYPYPCPGQEPRGYEPSPSHGAEGYLLEEEPAQPGSQDWPVPGFQPGIFADPLGVSPSVNCAYSPRGYGEPQAVPPGGRLPGQSGASLDCVALELGEDSPPGAPRPQAASPAAQRHPWASNSSANNNIGSGSPASREPPAGDSWCYRRMITFRGLMAKPLGTVPRGQPQLGGSPPGHDFHRPRQDQPPGTARGSSSPCRSPSPQRQAWHSRDSSTSGRSQAAALAGSPSAPRGPGTAPPAGAGAPHDARPDESVEGSGPAHSPLPHATAAPGLGEAAPMAGTAAPNPGPPAEPGVDGTQLVPESPEAPVPAPGEAAAESDACAAGDADRTPDKTFSSASFPSTDEGSDEDTAELTSGIFTNFSGDYLERAEAAPAFKSLQKQVGTPDSLESLDIPSTASSCEVFSPIAFAPTGQPKALDSGYDTENNESPEFVLKEPHEPREPEAFSQLGKPPPGLPGPGGEGEGPAPETRLSASLGAELHSLAEKNPYRDSAYFSDYDAEAERGPKDEEDSDGSRTPEAEEGPQPPAQDLGRAPVLGEDPLHPPGAPGSPPPAPAIAGAADVPAVGVSAGDRRGAESGSAPAGPTGQGPGTDRRPAGTGLVPGSSLRPDGDACPPGSAPPKTFFLTPVPASPGEPASVGGIPAPEGVPGLGGAAARGEQTVPPTPGLGEPGLPPEGSGVGDAPGGPSTLLPGGEPPPGLSPLPAAREPHPAAPERHEELEEEEEDTEDSDESDEELRCYNIQEQSEESEEEPAAVPIVVAESQSGRNLRSLLKMPSLLSEAFCEDLERKKKAVSFYDDVTIYLFDQESPTRELAEQSFPEPPQPSGRPPAGSSPPSPVDRLGASDDSSDGNASEETVPDGLADGDAGGAQPGRACAARAGAGAEAGAAHPVLPVHGLARPGVPVLHHPRFRLGHGLHRRQQRRRRPGVSQPGRWPGVTPAPALARGGGAGSGVWPWAPRPCSGIFRQILSEGARLLLRAGAGPARPGARRLRIIVQFQLPEGNGSKRS; encoded by the exons GCGGCTTTCGGGAGCTGGAGGCTGACCGGGCGGCGCAGCCAG GAGTTCGAGAACGCCGAGGGGGACGACTACGTGACGGAGCTCTCGGCCCAGGGCTCGCCCGCCCCCCAGCATGGCCCCGAGGTCTACGTCCTGCCCCTCACCAAGGTCTCCCTGCCCATGGCCAAGCAGCCGGGGCGCTCAG TGCAGCTCCTCAAGTCGGCGGACCTGGGGCGGCAGAGCCTGCTCTACCTGAAGGAGATCGGGCACGGCTGGTTTGGCAAG GTGTTCCTGGGGGAGGTGAACTCGGGCATCAGCAGCACCCAGGTGGTGGTGAAGGAGCTGAAGGCGAGTGCCAGCGTGCAGGACCAGATGCAGTTCCTGGAGGAAGCGCAGCCCTACAG GGCCCTCCAGCACACCAACCTGCTGCAGTGCCTGGCCCAGTGCGCCGAGGTCACCCCGTACCTGCTGGTGATGGAGTTCTGCCCGCTG GGTGACCTGAAGGGGTACCTGCGGAGCTGCCGGGGGGCCGAGGCCATGACCCCGGACCCGCTGACCCTGCAGAGGATGGCGTGTGAGGTGGCCTGCGGCGTCCTGCACCTGCACAGGAACAACTACATCCACAG CGACCTGGCCCTGCGGAACTGCCTGCTCACCGCCGACCTGACCGTCAAGATTGGAGACTACGGGCTCTCGCACTGCAAGTACAAA GACGACTACTTCGTGACGGCCGACCAGCTGTGGGTGCCGCTGCGCTGGATCGCACCCGAGCTCATCGACGAAGTGCACGGCAACCTGCTCATCGTGGACCAGACCAAGTCCAGCAACGTCTG GTCACTGGGCGTCACCATCTGGGAGCTGTTTGAGCTGGGCAGCCAGCCCTACGACCACTACTCCGACCGGCAAGTGCTCGCCTACGCCATCAAGGAGCAGCAGCTCAAGCTGCCCAAGCCCCAGCTGAAGCTGTCGCTGTCggagcgctg GTACGAGGTGATGCAGTTCTGCTGGCTGCAGCCGGAGCAGCGTCCGACGGCGGAGGAGGTCCACCTCCTGCTCTCCTACCTCTGCGCCAAAGGGGCGACGGAGGCGGAGGAGGAGTTCGAGAAGCGCTGGAACTCCATGAAGCCCAACGGCAGCGCCAGCGCCGGCCACCACGGCGCCGagctctcctccttcccgctGCTGGAGCAGTTCTCGGCCGACGGCTTCCCCTCAGACGGGGACGACATCCTCACCGTCATGGAGACCAGCCACGGCCTCAATTTCGAGTACAAGTGGGAGCACACCAAGACCGAGCACTTCCAGGCGCCCCTGGGGTCCCTGAGCCCCAGCAGCGCCGCCCGCTACCACGACCTCTACTACCCGGCCGCAACCGCGGGGCGCCTGAGCCTGGGGGTCTCGCCCTCCTGCTACGAGTGCAagccgccgggctgccccggcctgCCGGCACCCGGCGTGGTGCCCATCCTGGGCGCCCACAGCCCCTCGCTCGGCAGCGAGTACTACATCCGCATCGAGGggcccggggagggcagcgccgaGCTGGACTACGCCATGTGCGCCTACAGCCCCGCGGGCGAGCGGGGGTCCCCGCACCCCCCGTCCTGCTGGAGAGCCCAGGGTGCCCGCGGCAGCGCCTACGACTCTGACAGCAGCCCCACCGTCTCCCTCAGCATGGAGCCGCTGCTGGGCCACGCGCCGGCGGGCGAGGGCTCCTGGGAGTGCGCCGAGTACTACCCCTacccctgcccggggcaggagcCGCGGGGCTACGAGCCGTCCCCCAGCCACGGGGCCGAGGGGTACCTGCTGGAGGAGGAGCCCGCCCAGCCGGGCAGCCAGGACTGGCCCGTCCCCGGCTTCCAGCCCGGCATCTTTGCCGACCCGCTCGGCGTCTCGCCGTCGGTGAACTGCGCCTACAGCCCCCGGGGGTACGGGGAGCCGCAGGCAGtcccgccgggcgggcggctgccagggcagagcgGGGCCAGTCTGGACTGCGTGGCGTTGGAGCTGGGCGAGGACAGCCCCCCcggagccccgcgcccgcagGCCGCGAGCCCCGCGGCTCAGCGGCATCCCTGGGCCTCCAACAGCTCCGCCAACAACAACATCGGCAGCGGCAGCCCAGCGTCCCGCGAGCCCCCGGCCGGTGACAGCTGGTGCTACCGCCGCATGATCACCTTCCGGGGGCTGATGGCCAAGCCCCTGGGCACCGTGCCCCGCGGCCAGCCCCAGCTcggggggtccccgccgggcCACGACTTCCACCGCCCGCGGCAGGAtcagccccccggcacggcccgcgGCTCCTCCTCCCCGTGCCGCTCGCCCTCCCCGCAGCGCCAGGCCTGGCACAGCCGTGACTCATCAACCTCCGGCCGCTCGCAGGCGGCGGCgctggctggcagccccagcGCGCCGAGGGGCCCGGGCACCGCCCCGCCAGCCGGCGCGGGGGCCCCGCACGATGCCCGCCCGGACGAGAGCGTGGAGGGGAGCggccctgcccacagccccctgccccacgccaCGGCTGCACCGGGGCTGGGCGAGGCCGCCCCCATGGCTGGCACCGCGGCCCCTaaccccggcccccccgcggAGCCCGGCGTAGACGGCACCCAGCTTGTGCCAGAGTCCCCCGAGGCGCCTGTGCCGGCGCCCGGGGAGGCTGCCGCCGAGAGCGACGCGTGTGCCGCCGGTGATGCAGACCGGACGCCGGACAAGACCTTCTCCAGCGCCAGCTTCCCCAGCACGGACGAGGGGAGCGATGAGGACACGGCGGAGCTGACCTCCGGCATCTTCACCAACTTCTCTGGGGACTACCTGGAGCGGGCGGAGGCGGCCCCGGCGTTCAAGTCCCTGCAGAAGCAGGTGGGGACACCGGACTCCCTGGAGTCGCTGGACATCCCCTCCACGGCCAGCTCCTGCGAGGTCTTCAGCCCCATCGCCTTCGCGCCCACCGGCCAGCCCAAGGCCCTCGACAGCGGCTACGACACCGAGAACAACGAGTCCCCCGAGTTCGTCCTCAAAGAGCCCCACGAGCCCCGAGAGCCGGAGGCCTTCAGCCAGCTGGGGAAgccgcccccggggctgccggggccggggggcgagGGCGAGGGTCCGGCCCCCGAAACACGGCTCTCCGCTTCCCTCGGGGCCGAGCTGCACAGCCTCGCCGAGAAGAACCCCTACCGCGACTCTGCCTACTTCTCCGACTACGACGCCGAGGCCGAGCGCGGCCCCAAGGACGAGGAGGACAGCGACGGGTCCCGGAccccagaggcagaggagggtccccagccccctgcgCAGGACCTGGGGCGAGCCCCTGTGCTGGGAGAGGACCCGCTGCACCCCCCGGGGGCACCCGGCAGCCCCCCACCGGCGCCTGCCATTGCGGGGGCGGCGGACGTTCCGGCAGTGGGGGTTTCGGCAGGGGACCGGAGGGGGGCAGAGTCCGGGAGTGCTCCGGCCGGCCCCACGGGACAGGGGCCTGGCACCGATCGGCGACCCGCTGGCACGGGGCTGGTGCCGGGCAGCTCCCTGCGCCCCGACGGGGACGCCTGTCCCCCGGGCTCTGCGCCGCCCAAGACTTTCTTCTTGACCCCGGTTCCAGCAAGCCCCGGGGAGCCGGCGTCGGTCGGAGGGATCCCCGCGCCCGAGGGCGTCCCCGGGCTtgggggagctgcagccagggGCGAACAGACTGTGCCCCCCACGCCGGGGCTTGGGGAACCAGGGCTGCCCCccgaggggagcggggtgggCGACGCGCCGGGGGGTCCCAGCACGCTGCTACCGGGGGGCGAGCCACCCCCGGGCCTctccccgctcccggccgcccgGGAGCCGCATCCGGCCGCCCCCGAGCGCCacgaggagctggaggaggaggaggaggacacggAGGACAGCGACGAGTCGGACGAGGAACTGCGCTGCTACAACATCCAGGAGCAGAGCGAGGAGAGCGAGGAGGAGCCGGCGGCTGTGCCCATCGTGGTGGCCGAGAGCCAGAGCGGCAGGAACCTGCGCAGCCTCCTCAAGATGCCCAGCCTGCTCTCCGAGGCCTTCTGCGAGGACCTGGAGCGCAAGAAGAAGGCCGTCTCCTTCTACGATGACGTTACCATCTACCTCTTTGACCAG GAAAGCCCCACgcgggagctggctgagcagagcttcccagagcccccccagccctcggGGCGGCCCCCCgctggcagcagcccccccagcccggtgGACAGGCTCGGCGCCTCGGACGACTCCTCGGACGGCAACGCCTCGGAAGAGa CCGTCCCTGATGGCCTCGCTGACGGGGACGCCGGTGGAGCCCAGCCCGGCCgtgcctgcgctgcccgcgctgGTGCCGGTGCAGAAGCAGGTGCTGCCCATCCAGTTCTCCCGGTTCACGGTCTCGCCCGCCCCGGTGTCCCGGTTCTCCATCACCCACGTTTCCGACTCGGACATGGACTCCATAGGAG GCAGCAGCGAAGACGGCGACCGGGAGTGAGCCAGCCGGGACGCTGGCCGGGTGTCACCCCAGCACCGGCGCTGGCGCGGGGCGGTGGAGCCGGGAGTGGGGTCTGGCCGTGGGCTCCGAGACCGTGCTCTGGAATTTTTAGGCAGATTTTATCGGAAGGAGCTCGTTTGCTGCTgcgagcgggagcggggccagcgCGGCCCGGGGCCAGGCG GCTTAGGATAATTGTGCAATTCCAGCTTCCAGAAGGAAATGGAAGTAAGCGGAGCTGA
- the AATK gene encoding serine/threonine-protein kinase LMTK1 isoform X4, which translates to MGRLAAAAAAAMSAAFLSPSLAFSSHFDPDGTPLSELSWSSSLAVVAVSFSGLFTFIFLMLACLCCKKGDIGFKAAFGSWRLTGRRSQEFENAEGDDYVTELSAQGSPAPQHGPEVYVLPLTKVSLPMAKQPGRSVQLLKSADLGRQSLLYLKEIGHGWFGKVFLGEVNSGISSTQVVVKELKASASVQDQMQFLEEAQPYRALQHTNLLQCLAQCAEVTPYLLVMEFCPLGDLKGYLRSCRGAEAMTPDPLTLQRMACEVACGVLHLHRNNYIHSDLALRNCLLTADLTVKIGDYGLSHCKYKDDYFVTADQLWVPLRWIAPELIDEVHGNLLIVDQTKSSNVWSLGVTIWELFELGSQPYDHYSDRQVLAYAIKEQQLKLPKPQLKLSLSERWYEVMQFCWLQPEQRPTAEEVHLLLSYLCAKGATEAEEEFEKRWNSMKPNGSASAGHHGAELSSFPLLEQFSADGFPSDGDDILTVMETSHGLNFEYKWEHTKTEHFQAPLGSLSPSSAARYHDLYYPAATAGRLSLGVSPSCYECKPPGCPGLPAPGVVPILGAHSPSLGSEYYIRIEGPGEGSAELDYAMCAYSPAGERGSPHPPSCWRAQGARGSAYDSDSSPTVSLSMEPLLGHAPAGEGSWECAEYYPYPCPGQEPRGYEPSPSHGAEGYLLEEEPAQPGSQDWPVPGFQPGIFADPLGVSPSVNCAYSPRGYGEPQAVPPGGRLPGQSGASLDCVALELGEDSPPGAPRPQAASPAAQRHPWASNSSANNNIGSGSPASREPPAGDSWCYRRMITFRGLMAKPLGTVPRGQPQLGGSPPGHDFHRPRQDQPPGTARGSSSPCRSPSPQRQAWHSRDSSTSGRSQAAALAGSPSAPRGPGTAPPAGAGAPHDARPDESVEGSGPAHSPLPHATAAPGLGEAAPMAGTAAPNPGPPAEPGVDGTQLVPESPEAPVPAPGEAAAESDACAAGDADRTPDKTFSSASFPSTDEGSDEDTAELTSGIFTNFSGDYLERAEAAPAFKSLQKQVGTPDSLESLDIPSTASSCEVFSPIAFAPTGQPKALDSGYDTENNESPEFVLKEPHEPREPEAFSQLGKPPPGLPGPGGEGEGPAPETRLSASLGAELHSLAEKNPYRDSAYFSDYDAEAERGPKDEEDSDGSRTPEAEEGPQPPAQDLGRAPVLGEDPLHPPGAPGSPPPAPAIAGAADVPAVGVSAGDRRGAESGSAPAGPTGQGPGTDRRPAGTGLVPGSSLRPDGDACPPGSAPPKTFFLTPVPASPGEPASVGGIPAPEGVPGLGGAAARGEQTVPPTPGLGEPGLPPEGSGVGDAPGGPSTLLPGGEPPPGLSPLPAAREPHPAAPERHEELEEEEEDTEDSDESDEELRCYNIQEQSEESEEEPAAVPIVVAESQSGRNLRSLLKMPSLLSEAFCEDLERKKKAVSFYDDVTIYLFDQESPTRELAEQSFPEPPQPSGRPPAGSSPPSPVDRLGASDDSSDGNASEESGGFEWDDDFPLMPVKPSLMASLTGTPVEPSPAVPALPALVPVQKQVLPIQFSRFTVSPAPVSRFSITHVSDSDMDSIGGSSEDGDRE; encoded by the exons GCGGCTTTCGGGAGCTGGAGGCTGACCGGGCGGCGCAGCCAG GAGTTCGAGAACGCCGAGGGGGACGACTACGTGACGGAGCTCTCGGCCCAGGGCTCGCCCGCCCCCCAGCATGGCCCCGAGGTCTACGTCCTGCCCCTCACCAAGGTCTCCCTGCCCATGGCCAAGCAGCCGGGGCGCTCAG TGCAGCTCCTCAAGTCGGCGGACCTGGGGCGGCAGAGCCTGCTCTACCTGAAGGAGATCGGGCACGGCTGGTTTGGCAAG GTGTTCCTGGGGGAGGTGAACTCGGGCATCAGCAGCACCCAGGTGGTGGTGAAGGAGCTGAAGGCGAGTGCCAGCGTGCAGGACCAGATGCAGTTCCTGGAGGAAGCGCAGCCCTACAG GGCCCTCCAGCACACCAACCTGCTGCAGTGCCTGGCCCAGTGCGCCGAGGTCACCCCGTACCTGCTGGTGATGGAGTTCTGCCCGCTG GGTGACCTGAAGGGGTACCTGCGGAGCTGCCGGGGGGCCGAGGCCATGACCCCGGACCCGCTGACCCTGCAGAGGATGGCGTGTGAGGTGGCCTGCGGCGTCCTGCACCTGCACAGGAACAACTACATCCACAG CGACCTGGCCCTGCGGAACTGCCTGCTCACCGCCGACCTGACCGTCAAGATTGGAGACTACGGGCTCTCGCACTGCAAGTACAAA GACGACTACTTCGTGACGGCCGACCAGCTGTGGGTGCCGCTGCGCTGGATCGCACCCGAGCTCATCGACGAAGTGCACGGCAACCTGCTCATCGTGGACCAGACCAAGTCCAGCAACGTCTG GTCACTGGGCGTCACCATCTGGGAGCTGTTTGAGCTGGGCAGCCAGCCCTACGACCACTACTCCGACCGGCAAGTGCTCGCCTACGCCATCAAGGAGCAGCAGCTCAAGCTGCCCAAGCCCCAGCTGAAGCTGTCGCTGTCggagcgctg GTACGAGGTGATGCAGTTCTGCTGGCTGCAGCCGGAGCAGCGTCCGACGGCGGAGGAGGTCCACCTCCTGCTCTCCTACCTCTGCGCCAAAGGGGCGACGGAGGCGGAGGAGGAGTTCGAGAAGCGCTGGAACTCCATGAAGCCCAACGGCAGCGCCAGCGCCGGCCACCACGGCGCCGagctctcctccttcccgctGCTGGAGCAGTTCTCGGCCGACGGCTTCCCCTCAGACGGGGACGACATCCTCACCGTCATGGAGACCAGCCACGGCCTCAATTTCGAGTACAAGTGGGAGCACACCAAGACCGAGCACTTCCAGGCGCCCCTGGGGTCCCTGAGCCCCAGCAGCGCCGCCCGCTACCACGACCTCTACTACCCGGCCGCAACCGCGGGGCGCCTGAGCCTGGGGGTCTCGCCCTCCTGCTACGAGTGCAagccgccgggctgccccggcctgCCGGCACCCGGCGTGGTGCCCATCCTGGGCGCCCACAGCCCCTCGCTCGGCAGCGAGTACTACATCCGCATCGAGGggcccggggagggcagcgccgaGCTGGACTACGCCATGTGCGCCTACAGCCCCGCGGGCGAGCGGGGGTCCCCGCACCCCCCGTCCTGCTGGAGAGCCCAGGGTGCCCGCGGCAGCGCCTACGACTCTGACAGCAGCCCCACCGTCTCCCTCAGCATGGAGCCGCTGCTGGGCCACGCGCCGGCGGGCGAGGGCTCCTGGGAGTGCGCCGAGTACTACCCCTacccctgcccggggcaggagcCGCGGGGCTACGAGCCGTCCCCCAGCCACGGGGCCGAGGGGTACCTGCTGGAGGAGGAGCCCGCCCAGCCGGGCAGCCAGGACTGGCCCGTCCCCGGCTTCCAGCCCGGCATCTTTGCCGACCCGCTCGGCGTCTCGCCGTCGGTGAACTGCGCCTACAGCCCCCGGGGGTACGGGGAGCCGCAGGCAGtcccgccgggcgggcggctgccagggcagagcgGGGCCAGTCTGGACTGCGTGGCGTTGGAGCTGGGCGAGGACAGCCCCCCcggagccccgcgcccgcagGCCGCGAGCCCCGCGGCTCAGCGGCATCCCTGGGCCTCCAACAGCTCCGCCAACAACAACATCGGCAGCGGCAGCCCAGCGTCCCGCGAGCCCCCGGCCGGTGACAGCTGGTGCTACCGCCGCATGATCACCTTCCGGGGGCTGATGGCCAAGCCCCTGGGCACCGTGCCCCGCGGCCAGCCCCAGCTcggggggtccccgccgggcCACGACTTCCACCGCCCGCGGCAGGAtcagccccccggcacggcccgcgGCTCCTCCTCCCCGTGCCGCTCGCCCTCCCCGCAGCGCCAGGCCTGGCACAGCCGTGACTCATCAACCTCCGGCCGCTCGCAGGCGGCGGCgctggctggcagccccagcGCGCCGAGGGGCCCGGGCACCGCCCCGCCAGCCGGCGCGGGGGCCCCGCACGATGCCCGCCCGGACGAGAGCGTGGAGGGGAGCggccctgcccacagccccctgccccacgccaCGGCTGCACCGGGGCTGGGCGAGGCCGCCCCCATGGCTGGCACCGCGGCCCCTaaccccggcccccccgcggAGCCCGGCGTAGACGGCACCCAGCTTGTGCCAGAGTCCCCCGAGGCGCCTGTGCCGGCGCCCGGGGAGGCTGCCGCCGAGAGCGACGCGTGTGCCGCCGGTGATGCAGACCGGACGCCGGACAAGACCTTCTCCAGCGCCAGCTTCCCCAGCACGGACGAGGGGAGCGATGAGGACACGGCGGAGCTGACCTCCGGCATCTTCACCAACTTCTCTGGGGACTACCTGGAGCGGGCGGAGGCGGCCCCGGCGTTCAAGTCCCTGCAGAAGCAGGTGGGGACACCGGACTCCCTGGAGTCGCTGGACATCCCCTCCACGGCCAGCTCCTGCGAGGTCTTCAGCCCCATCGCCTTCGCGCCCACCGGCCAGCCCAAGGCCCTCGACAGCGGCTACGACACCGAGAACAACGAGTCCCCCGAGTTCGTCCTCAAAGAGCCCCACGAGCCCCGAGAGCCGGAGGCCTTCAGCCAGCTGGGGAAgccgcccccggggctgccggggccggggggcgagGGCGAGGGTCCGGCCCCCGAAACACGGCTCTCCGCTTCCCTCGGGGCCGAGCTGCACAGCCTCGCCGAGAAGAACCCCTACCGCGACTCTGCCTACTTCTCCGACTACGACGCCGAGGCCGAGCGCGGCCCCAAGGACGAGGAGGACAGCGACGGGTCCCGGAccccagaggcagaggagggtccccagccccctgcgCAGGACCTGGGGCGAGCCCCTGTGCTGGGAGAGGACCCGCTGCACCCCCCGGGGGCACCCGGCAGCCCCCCACCGGCGCCTGCCATTGCGGGGGCGGCGGACGTTCCGGCAGTGGGGGTTTCGGCAGGGGACCGGAGGGGGGCAGAGTCCGGGAGTGCTCCGGCCGGCCCCACGGGACAGGGGCCTGGCACCGATCGGCGACCCGCTGGCACGGGGCTGGTGCCGGGCAGCTCCCTGCGCCCCGACGGGGACGCCTGTCCCCCGGGCTCTGCGCCGCCCAAGACTTTCTTCTTGACCCCGGTTCCAGCAAGCCCCGGGGAGCCGGCGTCGGTCGGAGGGATCCCCGCGCCCGAGGGCGTCCCCGGGCTtgggggagctgcagccagggGCGAACAGACTGTGCCCCCCACGCCGGGGCTTGGGGAACCAGGGCTGCCCCccgaggggagcggggtgggCGACGCGCCGGGGGGTCCCAGCACGCTGCTACCGGGGGGCGAGCCACCCCCGGGCCTctccccgctcccggccgcccgGGAGCCGCATCCGGCCGCCCCCGAGCGCCacgaggagctggaggaggaggaggaggacacggAGGACAGCGACGAGTCGGACGAGGAACTGCGCTGCTACAACATCCAGGAGCAGAGCGAGGAGAGCGAGGAGGAGCCGGCGGCTGTGCCCATCGTGGTGGCCGAGAGCCAGAGCGGCAGGAACCTGCGCAGCCTCCTCAAGATGCCCAGCCTGCTCTCCGAGGCCTTCTGCGAGGACCTGGAGCGCAAGAAGAAGGCCGTCTCCTTCTACGATGACGTTACCATCTACCTCTTTGACCAG GAAAGCCCCACgcgggagctggctgagcagagcttcccagagcccccccagccctcggGGCGGCCCCCCgctggcagcagcccccccagcccggtgGACAGGCTCGGCGCCTCGGACGACTCCTCGGACGGCAACGCCTCGGAAGAGa GCGGCGGCTTTGAGTGGGATGACGACTTTCCGCTCATGCCGGTGAAGCCGTCCCTGATGGCCTCGCTGACGGGGACGCCGGTGGAGCCCAGCCCGGCCgtgcctgcgctgcccgcgctgGTGCCGGTGCAGAAGCAGGTGCTGCCCATCCAGTTCTCCCGGTTCACGGTCTCGCCCGCCCCGGTGTCCCGGTTCTCCATCACCCACGTTTCCGACTCGGACATGGACTCCATAGGAG GCAGCAGCGAAGACGGCGACCGGGAGTGA